A window of the Hordeum vulgare subsp. vulgare chromosome 5H, MorexV3_pseudomolecules_assembly, whole genome shotgun sequence genome harbors these coding sequences:
- the LOC123398474 gene encoding single myb histone 5-like: MGAPKQKWTAEEEAALKAGIGKHGAGKWRTILKDPEFSNILRYRSNVDLKDKWRNMNVTVNASGSRDKVRTTATTTPTAKKPRSAPKQESQSMAVTSITSDGDDDVVDVKPIIKPIVTFTTGNKSLSRLENIILEAVKTLNEPTGSYKTAVANYIEEQYWPPADFDHVLSAKLNELTSSGKLMKVNRKYRIAPSSSYLEGRSSKMVLLDDIKKEPTKVEKVERDGFTAHTKSQVDAELARMRNMSAEEAAAAAARAVAEADAIMAEAEAAVREAEAAEADAVAAQAFAEAAMLTLKNRSSVKLIIRG; encoded by the exons ATGGGGGCACCGAAGCAGAAGtggacggcggaggaggaggcggcgctcaAGGCCGGGATAGGCAAGCACGGGGCCGGGAAATGGCGCACCATACTCAAGGACCCCGAGTTCAGCAACATCCTGCGCTACCGCTCCAACGTTGACCTCAAG GACAAGTGGAGGAACATGAATGTCACAGTGAACGCGTCGGGCTCTCGCGACAAGGTgcggacgacggcgacgacgacgcccACGGCTAAGAAGCCGAGGTCTGCTCCGAAGCAGGAAAGCCAGTCGATGGCGGTCACCAGCATCACCTCTGACGGCGATGACGACGTCGTCGACGTGAAGCCTATCATAAAGCCGATCGTAACGTTTACTACAGGGAATAAATCGCTATCCAG GCTAGAAAATATCATACTGGAGGCCGTGAAGACCTTGAATGAACCTACAGGGTCATACAAAACAGCCGTTGCTAATTACATAGAG GAACAATACTGGCCACCTGCTGATTTTGATCATGTACTGTCTGCAAAACTGAATGAGTTGACATCATCTGGCAAATTGATGAAG GTGAATCGGAAGTACAGGATAGCCCCTAGCTCGTCTTATCTAGAAGGACGAAGCTCCAAAATGGTGCTGCTTGATGATATAAAAAAGGAGCCAACCAAGGTAGAGAAGGTAGAGAGGGATGGCTTTACAGCCCACACTAAATCACAGGTAGATGCTGAACTTGCACGGATGAGAAACATGAGCGCAGAAGAGGCTGCAGCTGCAGCCGCTCGTGCGGTTGCTGAGGCGGACGCTATCATGGCGGAAGCTGAAGCCGCAGTGAGAGAAGCGGAGGCTGCAGAAGCTGATGCTGTAGCTGCACAAGCCTTTGCGGAAGCAGCAATGTTGACCTTAAAAAACAGGAGTTCAGTAAAACTG ATCATTCGAGGTTGA
- the LOC123398475 gene encoding pentatricopeptide repeat-containing protein At4g21190, whose translation MLSLRCWAPTFGLSVDRAVVLRPRKFNSLVVCGARGPRPRFPRVWKADKRIGTVSKSQKLVKCIKDLSNVKEEVYGALDSFVAWELEFPLIAVKKALKTLEDEKEWKRIIQVIKWMFNKGQGKTMGSYQTLLNALIEDGRVEEAEELFQKIFSRYMEGLPRIFFMKMISLYYRLGSYEKMFEVFADMEELGVRPDTSIVRMLGDVFMKLEMLDKYEKLNRKYPPPKFEYRYIKGKRIRIRVYPDNSTEEVTQRNSNRGEPEDARSMNLDNELEETPKTSLDRNVLGDAASGDLEFV comes from the exons ATGCTTTCCTTGAGGTGTTGGGCGCCCACATTCGGTTTATCGGTCGACAGAGCCGTCGTCCTGCGGCCGCGAAAGTTCAACTCCCTAGTG GTTTGCGGCGCCAGGGGTCCGAGGCCGAGGTTTCCTCGCGTGTGGAAGGCCGACAAGAGAATCGGAACCGTCTCCAAGTCGCAGAAGCTCGTCAAATGT ATTAAGGATTTGTCTAATGTAAAGGAGGAGGTTTATGGTGCTCTTGATTCATTTGTTGCATGGGAGCTGGAGTTTCCCTTGATAGCGGTGAAAAAAGCACTGAAGACGCTTGAAGATGAGAAGGAATGGAAACGAATAATTCAG GTTATCAAGTGGATGTTCAATAAAGGTCAAGGGAAGACAATGGGAAGCTATCAAACTTTATTAAATGCTTTAATCGAGGATGGACGAGTTGAGGAAGCAGAAGAGCTATTCCAAAAGATATTCTCGAGATATATGGAGGGTTTGCCCCgtatttttttcatgaaaatgatctcCTTGTATTACAGATTGGGGTCATACGAGAAGATGTTTGAG GTTTTTGCTGATATGGAAGAACTGGGTGTTCGACCTGATACCTCGATTGTCAGGATGCTTGGTGATGTATTTATGAAGCTAGAGATGTTGGACAAATACGAAAAGTTAAATAGGAAATATCCACCGCCAAAGTTTGAATATCGATACATCAAAGGCAAGCGTATAAGGATAAGGGTTTATCCAGATAATAGTACTGAAGAGGTAACACAAAGAAACTCTAACAGAGGTGAACCGGAAGATGCAAGAAGCATGAATCTCGACAATGAATTGGAAGAAACGCCGAAAACAAGCCTGGACAGGAATGTATTAGGCGATGCTGCTTCTGGAGACCTTGAATTTGTATAG